The following DNA comes from Halobacillus litoralis.
CACATCATTAATGAGATGGTGGATACGGTCACCAATAGCAAAGATGAAATTTTTCAAATTGGTGAAGAATCCCGTAGTGAATTCGAAAAACTTAACAAAGAATTGACAGAAACGAAGAAGCAGGTGCTTGCTCTGATTGATGAAGGGGACAAGCTGGAACAAAAGGTCCGTTTTTCTCGAATGCGCTTGTCAGAAGTAAGTAAGCAGTTCCAGAAATATTCAGAAGAAGAAATTCGGAAAGTGTACGAACAAACCCATGGATTACAAATGGATTTATCGATGAAACGGGAGAAAGAAAAGCAGCTGCGAGAGCGGAGAGACGATATCGAATTACGCTTACGCAACTTAGAAGAAACCATCAACCGCGCAGAAGCCTTAGGCGGAAAAATCTCAGTGGTGCTCAATTATCTTACAGAGGATTTCAAACATGTCACTGACGCTCTGGAAGACGCCAAAGAGAAGCAGCAATTCGGCCTGCAAATCATTGAGGCGCAGGAAGAAGAACGCCGCCGGCTGTCCCGTGAAATCCATGACGGCCCCGCGCAGATGCTTGCAAATGTCATGCTAAGGTCAGACCTTGTGGATCGTACTTACCGCGAGCGCGGAATTGAAGATGCGATGCAAGAGGTGAAGAGTGTACGGTCATTAGTCCGTTCTGCCCTTTATGAAGTGCGGCGGATCATTTATGACCTGCGTCCGATGGCTTTGGATGACCTCGGATTGATTCCGACTTTGAAGAAATATTTAGCTACCGTCGAAGACTACAATGAAGGAATGGTCATTTCATTCACTTCATTCGGGAAAGAGCGCCGTTTGGAATCAAAATATGAAGTGGCGCTTTTCCGCTTGGTCCAGGAAGCGGTTCAAAACGCGGTGAAGCATGCGGAGGCTTCAGAAATCAAGGTGAAAGTGGAAATGAAACCACAAGCAGCCATCATCATTGTCAAAGACGATGGCAAAGGTTTCAATCCTCAAGAAAAGAGAGATAAGTCCTTCGGCTTAGTTGGGATGAGAGAACGCGTCGATATGCTTGAAGGCGAACTTAACATTGATTCCAGCCAAGGAGAAGGGACTATTGTAACGATTCATCTGCCAATAAATTGATATTTTAATGAATAACTATGTAAATCGGCATGAATC
Coding sequences within:
- a CDS encoding sensor histidine kinase, whose translation is MSVQKTGDIALDHIINEMVDTVTNSKDEIFQIGEESRSEFEKLNKELTETKKQVLALIDEGDKLEQKVRFSRMRLSEVSKQFQKYSEEEIRKVYEQTHGLQMDLSMKREKEKQLRERRDDIELRLRNLEETINRAEALGGKISVVLNYLTEDFKHVTDALEDAKEKQQFGLQIIEAQEEERRRLSREIHDGPAQMLANVMLRSDLVDRTYRERGIEDAMQEVKSVRSLVRSALYEVRRIIYDLRPMALDDLGLIPTLKKYLATVEDYNEGMVISFTSFGKERRLESKYEVALFRLVQEAVQNAVKHAEASEIKVKVEMKPQAAIIIVKDDGKGFNPQEKRDKSFGLVGMRERVDMLEGELNIDSSQGEGTIVTIHLPIN